The following coding sequences are from one Candidatus Nitrohelix vancouverensis window:
- a CDS encoding sodium:solute symporter family protein has product MNPAESLPFGVGALVAVGFYVVFLLGIGAFAYSKTQKNNFGDFYLAGRNMGLPVLFLTLYATQYSGNTFLGFSGAAYREGFSFLVSVHFMIAIVIAYLILAPRLFRLSRKHSFVTPGDYIFHRYQNHALRIIITLFMTIAACNFLLAQMKTLGTAFAGISQGQIPMWAGVVGLAAIMLIYESLGGMRSVAWTDALQGSLLLAGFIALIFIAFSEIGDLQGAVATLAANPETLKKLQPPEGEGLWRWLSFIFMVGLGGAIYPQAIQRIYSARNGVTLKRSLAFMAVAPLTTALIAVVVGVLMAAHSPGLENVVQEGTSKAISPSETVLPLLCLKIMQSSEWGYWLVVMIFASLLAAVMSTADSALLTVSSMVSKDIYGAYIRPNADQTQLTRMGKWISWGLMAPVVWMALSYEGNLIHLLKIKFELLIQCVPAFYLGLHWERLRARTVLCGIAAGLVVTLGLIWSGSLGLASANHPLWGGVHAGIWGLGVNLLICGSDFFRQKAPAER; this is encoded by the coding sequence ATGAATCCTGCTGAGTCCCTACCCTTTGGCGTTGGCGCGCTGGTTGCGGTGGGTTTTTATGTGGTCTTCCTCCTTGGCATTGGCGCTTTTGCCTATTCAAAAACGCAGAAAAATAATTTTGGTGATTTTTATCTGGCAGGCCGCAACATGGGCCTGCCTGTGTTGTTTCTGACCCTGTACGCGACACAGTACAGCGGCAACACCTTCCTTGGGTTCAGCGGCGCCGCCTATCGCGAAGGCTTCAGCTTTCTCGTGTCGGTGCATTTCATGATCGCGATCGTCATCGCCTACCTGATTCTCGCGCCGCGCCTGTTCCGCTTGAGTCGCAAGCATTCCTTTGTAACGCCGGGCGATTATATTTTTCATCGCTACCAGAACCACGCCCTGAGAATCATCATCACGCTCTTCATGACCATCGCCGCCTGCAATTTTTTATTGGCGCAGATGAAAACCCTGGGCACCGCCTTCGCCGGAATTTCTCAGGGGCAGATACCCATGTGGGCGGGCGTGGTCGGTCTGGCGGCGATCATGCTGATTTACGAATCGCTGGGCGGCATGCGTTCGGTGGCCTGGACCGACGCCTTGCAGGGCAGTCTGTTGCTGGCGGGCTTCATCGCTCTCATTTTTATCGCGTTTTCGGAAATCGGCGATTTACAGGGAGCGGTCGCCACTCTTGCGGCGAATCCTGAAACGCTCAAAAAATTACAGCCGCCGGAGGGCGAGGGTCTATGGCGCTGGCTCAGCTTCATCTTCATGGTGGGACTGGGCGGAGCGATTTACCCGCAGGCGATTCAGCGGATTTACTCGGCGCGCAACGGGGTCACCTTGAAACGTTCGCTGGCTTTCATGGCGGTCGCTCCTTTGACGACGGCGCTGATTGCGGTGGTGGTCGGCGTTTTGATGGCGGCTCACAGTCCCGGACTGGAAAATGTTGTGCAAGAGGGAACGAGCAAGGCGATTTCTCCATCGGAGACGGTTCTGCCTCTGCTGTGTTTGAAGATCATGCAGTCTTCGGAATGGGGTTACTGGCTGGTGGTGATGATTTTCGCCTCCCTGCTGGCCGCCGTCATGTCCACCGCCGATTCGGCCTTGTTGACCGTCAGTTCGATGGTGTCGAAGGATATTTACGGAGCTTATATTCGACCGAACGCGGATCAAACGCAATTGACGCGCATGGGCAAATGGATTTCCTGGGGGCTGATGGCGCCGGTGGTGTGGATGGCCCTGTCCTATGAAGGAAACCTGATCCATTTGTTAAAGATCAAATTTGAATTGCTGATCCAATGCGTCCCGGCGTTTTATCTCGGACTGCATTGGGAGCGTTTGCGCGCCCGTACCGTTCTTTGCGGCATCGCGGCGGGTCTGGTCGTCACTTTGGGGCTGATCTGGTCCGGTTCTCTGGGGCTGGCGTCTGCCAATCATCCCTTGTGGGGAGGCGTGCATGCGGGCATCTGGGGGCTGGGGGTCAACCTGCTGATCTGCGGCTCGGATTTTTTTAGACAGAAAGCCCCGGCAGAGAGATGA
- the purM gene encoding phosphoribosylformylglycinamidine cyclo-ligase produces the protein MTESSNADSSEYAKSGVSSRGAEDALSGILGHVLPTREFNPRNPLVADIGYFANVMDIGNGMGLAFGTDGVGSKIIVAELMDRYDSIGIDCVAMNVNDVICIGARPISMVDYIACSHTDPEIFTALGKGLAEGARQADIHISGGEISQIREIIKGVDLVGACVGLVPIDRINIGKDVAPGDLIVGLASTGVHSNGLSLARRVLLGEDPTKQKEQARRFEERLGTTVGDELLKPTQIYVKPIMEMLDSNLRMKAMAHITSGGFGNLNRVAADNIRFVIDPVPPRSPVFDYIQDCAEIEDAEMFEVFNMGVGFCVVVEGASDVEQVNAICKRHGIDSWVIGQVEAAVGKEVTIPAHGLICKGQTFTKI, from the coding sequence ATGACCGAATCATCGAACGCGGATTCCTCTGAATACGCGAAAAGCGGAGTATCCAGCCGAGGCGCCGAGGACGCGCTGTCCGGAATTTTAGGGCATGTTCTGCCCACGCGCGAGTTCAACCCGCGCAACCCACTGGTCGCCGACATCGGTTATTTCGCCAATGTCATGGATATCGGCAACGGCATGGGGCTGGCCTTTGGAACCGACGGCGTCGGCTCGAAAATCATCGTCGCGGAATTGATGGATCGTTACGACAGCATCGGCATCGATTGCGTGGCGATGAACGTGAACGACGTGATTTGCATCGGCGCCCGCCCGATCAGCATGGTGGACTATATCGCCTGCTCGCACACCGACCCGGAGATATTCACGGCGCTCGGCAAGGGGCTGGCGGAAGGCGCGCGTCAGGCGGATATTCATATCTCTGGCGGCGAAATATCGCAGATACGCGAAATCATCAAGGGCGTCGATCTGGTCGGCGCCTGCGTCGGGCTGGTGCCTATAGACCGCATCAACATTGGCAAGGACGTGGCGCCGGGCGATTTGATCGTCGGCCTGGCCTCCACAGGCGTGCATTCGAACGGATTGAGTCTGGCGCGTCGCGTGTTGCTGGGAGAAGACCCGACGAAACAAAAAGAGCAGGCGCGTCGTTTTGAAGAACGGCTGGGGACGACGGTGGGCGACGAGTTGTTGAAACCGACGCAGATCTACGTCAAGCCGATCATGGAAATGCTGGATAGCAACTTACGCATGAAAGCGATGGCGCATATCACCAGCGGCGGTTTTGGCAATCTCAATCGCGTGGCGGCGGACAATATCCGCTTCGTCATCGACCCGGTTCCGCCGCGTTCTCCGGTGTTCGACTACATTCAGGATTGCGCCGAGATCGAAGATGCGGAAATGTTCGAAGTGTTCAACATGGGCGTGGGATTTTGCGTGGTGGTGGAAGGCGCGAGCGATGTGGAGCAGGTCAACGCTATTTGCAAGCGCCACGGCATCGACTCCTGGGTGATCGGTCAGGTGGAGGCGGCGGTCGGCAAGGAAGTGACGATTCCTGCGCACGGTCTGATCTGCAAGGGACAGACGTTTACAAAAATCTGA
- the purD gene encoding phosphoribosylamine--glycine ligase, with protein MNILIVGGGGREHALAWKMAQSELAQNIYCAPGNPGTAQIASNLPIDPEDIDALLKFAKENDIGLTVVGPEQPLVLGIVDRFQAEGLRAFGPSKAAAELEGSKAFSKDLMKRYHIPTAAYETFDDPEQARQYAETLTHPVAVKADGLAAGKGVLLCQNAKSAVEAVETLMQKKAFGDAGDRIIIEELLIGHEVSVLAFADGSTVLPLDSAQDHKAVFDGDQGPNTGGMGAFSPAPILTETLREQVLQTILKPAIAAMASEGRPFRGILYAGLMLTADGPRTLEFNARFGDPETQPLMMRLQSDLIPIFEACIDGTLDQCQIEWKPETAVCVVMASGGYPGSYEKGKKISGLDAVGALKDVVAFHAGTKEKDGEIVTSGGRVLGVTALGASQESAINTAYKAVKTIQWDDAHYRTDIGRREQ; from the coding sequence ATGAATATTTTAATAGTAGGCGGCGGCGGACGCGAGCATGCTCTAGCCTGGAAAATGGCGCAAAGCGAGCTGGCTCAAAACATATACTGCGCTCCGGGAAACCCGGGAACCGCGCAGATCGCAAGCAATCTGCCTATCGATCCTGAAGATATCGACGCTCTCCTCAAATTTGCCAAAGAGAATGACATCGGTCTCACCGTCGTCGGCCCGGAACAACCGCTGGTGCTCGGCATCGTCGACCGCTTTCAGGCCGAGGGTCTACGCGCTTTCGGCCCCAGCAAAGCCGCCGCTGAACTGGAAGGGAGCAAGGCTTTCTCCAAAGACCTGATGAAACGGTACCACATCCCCACCGCCGCGTACGAAACCTTTGACGATCCGGAGCAGGCCCGGCAATACGCCGAGACCCTGACGCATCCCGTCGCCGTGAAAGCAGACGGACTGGCCGCAGGAAAAGGCGTCCTGCTCTGCCAGAATGCGAAAAGCGCGGTTGAGGCGGTGGAAACACTCATGCAGAAAAAAGCCTTTGGCGACGCCGGAGATCGCATCATCATCGAAGAATTATTGATCGGACACGAAGTGTCCGTGCTCGCCTTCGCCGACGGTTCGACGGTTCTGCCGCTCGACTCGGCGCAAGACCACAAGGCCGTCTTCGACGGCGATCAAGGCCCTAATACGGGAGGCATGGGCGCTTTCTCTCCCGCTCCCATCCTCACCGAGACCTTGCGCGAACAGGTCCTGCAAACGATTCTCAAACCCGCCATTGCGGCGATGGCAAGCGAAGGCCGACCCTTTCGCGGCATCCTCTATGCAGGACTGATGCTGACCGCCGACGGTCCCAGAACGCTGGAGTTCAACGCGCGCTTTGGCGACCCGGAAACCCAACCTTTGATGATGCGCCTGCAAAGCGATCTGATCCCCATTTTCGAAGCCTGCATCGACGGCACGCTGGATCAATGCCAGATTGAATGGAAGCCGGAGACTGCGGTCTGCGTGGTGATGGCGTCCGGCGGTTATCCCGGATCGTATGAGAAAGGAAAAAAGATTTCAGGTCTGGATGCAGTCGGCGCGTTGAAAGACGTCGTCGCCTTCCACGCAGGAACCAAAGAGAAGGATGGGGAAATCGTCACCAGCGGCGGTCGGGTGCTGGGCGTGACGGCCCTGGGCGCCAGCCAGGAATCGGCGATCAACACAGCCTACAAGGCGGTGAAGACCATCCAATGGGACGACGCGCATTACCGCACCGACATTGGCCGACGCGAGCAGTAG
- a CDS encoding ABC transporter ATP-binding protein yields MLRLVQIEKSFGDKPIIRKISLEIESGERFVLLGHSGCGKTTLLRMVAGFETPDAGQVWLEGEDVTRTPVEQRPAGFIFQNYALFPHMSVYDNIAVGPRVRGVPEADIRREIDVLLDITRLGDLQHAFPGRLSGGESQRAAIARALANRPKILLLDEPLSALDLELRKSLRDELVELQRSLKITFLFVTHDQEEAMGLATRMAIMKDGKLLQVGAPQELYDRPRSSYVAGFLGETNLFPGRVAGVEAGKATIQLKSGQRLIADDEGALKSGDSVTCHIRPERLRLVQNAEDAAANFQLKGIVENCQFLGDALRLTLQMGGGPFFAARLPRGYLTIASDQLRSGQELSLSYFPCDVVAFRKDSEA; encoded by the coding sequence ATGTTGCGTCTGGTTCAGATTGAAAAATCTTTTGGCGACAAGCCCATCATCCGCAAGATTTCGCTGGAAATCGAATCGGGGGAACGCTTTGTTTTGCTCGGGCATAGCGGTTGCGGCAAGACCACCTTGTTGCGCATGGTGGCGGGTTTTGAAACGCCGGATGCCGGACAGGTCTGGTTGGAAGGGGAAGACGTGACGCGCACGCCGGTGGAGCAACGCCCGGCGGGTTTCATTTTTCAAAACTATGCCTTGTTCCCGCATATGTCGGTTTACGACAACATCGCCGTCGGCCCAAGAGTGCGCGGCGTACCGGAGGCGGATATTCGTCGCGAAATCGACGTCTTGCTGGACATCACCCGCTTGGGAGATTTGCAACACGCTTTTCCCGGTCGCCTGAGCGGAGGCGAGTCGCAACGCGCCGCCATTGCCCGCGCACTGGCCAATCGCCCCAAGATATTGCTTCTCGACGAACCCTTGTCCGCGCTCGATCTGGAGTTGCGCAAATCGCTTCGCGACGAACTGGTGGAATTGCAACGTTCCCTGAAAATCACTTTTCTATTTGTTACGCACGATCAGGAAGAGGCGATGGGCCTGGCCACTCGCATGGCGATCATGAAAGACGGCAAGCTCCTGCAAGTGGGCGCGCCGCAGGAATTGTACGACCGACCCAGGAGTTCTTACGTCGCCGGGTTTCTGGGCGAAACGAATCTGTTTCCCGGTCGGGTGGCCGGCGTTGAAGCGGGGAAAGCCACGATTCAGCTAAAATCGGGTCAGCGTCTGATTGCCGATGATGAGGGTGCATTGAAAAGCGGGGATTCGGTGACCTGTCATATACGACCCGAGCGATTGCGGCTGGTTCAAAATGCGGAGGACGCCGCGGCGAATTTTCAACTGAAAGGCATTGTGGAGAATTGCCAGTTTCTCGGAGACGCTTTGCGCCTGACCCTGCAAATGGGCGGCGGGCCCTTTTTCGCGGCGCGACTGCCGCGCGGTTATCTGACGATCGCCAGCGACCAGTTGCGCTCCGGTCAGGAATTATCCTTGTCTTATTTTCCTTGCGATGTGGTTGCCTTTCGCAAGGACTCGGAGGCCTGA
- a CDS encoding basic amino acid ABC transporter substrate-binding protein: MRRSLRILMVLICLLMGCSDRSEAPKAKSDAEATRWIVATDTTLIPMSFIDEASQPAGFEIDLIRQIAQRAGAEMDIVSVEWPGLFGGLITGKYDLVISSVTILEERKERMAFSIPYLTSGLALVTRRDREDLNSLEDLRRGGMRVGAQTGTTASFFLEKEPKIRSKGYQAYGHAITDLINGELDAVLGESSATLYLKNQSKEYFEKVKMVGEILTKEHYGIVAKKTDTALLDQVNAALAEMIAAGEVKRLHEKWELGLSSAPPELADASAN; the protein is encoded by the coding sequence ATGCGACGCTCCCTGCGAATTTTGATGGTTTTGATCTGCTTACTCATGGGATGCTCCGACAGGTCCGAGGCGCCGAAAGCGAAGAGTGATGCAGAGGCAACGCGATGGATTGTGGCGACGGACACGACGCTGATTCCCATGTCATTCATTGATGAAGCCAGTCAGCCTGCAGGATTCGAGATTGATCTGATCCGACAGATCGCGCAGAGAGCTGGGGCGGAAATGGATATCGTTTCCGTCGAGTGGCCGGGATTGTTCGGCGGATTGATTACGGGGAAATACGATCTGGTCATCAGTTCGGTGACGATTCTGGAGGAGCGCAAGGAGCGCATGGCCTTCAGCATTCCCTACCTGACCAGCGGTCTGGCGCTGGTGACGCGGCGCGACCGCGAGGACCTGAATTCGCTTGAAGATTTGCGGCGCGGGGGGATGCGGGTCGGAGCGCAAACGGGAACGACGGCTTCTTTTTTTCTGGAGAAGGAGCCGAAAATCCGAAGCAAGGGCTATCAGGCCTACGGACACGCGATCACGGATTTGATAAACGGCGAACTCGATGCGGTCCTTGGAGAAAGCAGCGCGACTTTGTATCTTAAAAACCAGAGCAAGGAATATTTTGAAAAGGTCAAGATGGTTGGGGAGATTCTGACCAAAGAGCATTATGGCATTGTTGCGAAGAAAACGGATACGGCCTTGCTGGATCAAGTCAACGCGGCGCTGGCTGAAATGATTGCGGCGGGAGAGGTGAAACGTCTTCATGAAAAATGGGAGCTGGGTTTATCCTCTGCGCCGCCGGAGTTGGCGGACGCTTCCGCGAATTGA
- a CDS encoding amino acid ABC transporter permease, translated as MILTENQNNKRSNATGHWAWNLAVGFSIFFLIYLPAKDVWQGESGGDYYTLATLLPAGVYYTLAVTFLGSACAILVGLLVALGKMSKRPLVQTLASFYTEILRGVPLLVLLFYIYYALGEFLKIPALFSAVLGFGFCYGAYMADVFRAGVESIPVEQKEAARSLGMTERRALRQIILPQAMRTILPAVSNQTLGMLKDTSLVSVLAISDILRVGNEYATKHFNYFETYTYVALMYLALTLLMSRVTLYVETRLKTRQEWR; from the coding sequence ATGATATTGACTGAAAACCAGAACAACAAGCGCTCCAACGCTACCGGTCACTGGGCCTGGAATCTGGCGGTCGGCTTCAGCATTTTTTTTCTGATCTACCTGCCCGCGAAAGACGTCTGGCAGGGAGAGAGCGGCGGCGATTATTACACGCTGGCGACGCTCTTGCCGGCAGGCGTCTATTACACGCTGGCGGTGACTTTTCTGGGCAGCGCCTGCGCGATTCTGGTCGGTCTTCTGGTGGCTCTGGGGAAAATGTCGAAGCGTCCGCTGGTGCAGACGCTGGCGTCTTTTTATACCGAAATTCTGCGCGGCGTTCCTTTGCTGGTACTGCTCTTCTATATTTATTATGCGCTGGGTGAATTTTTGAAAATACCGGCGCTGTTTTCTGCGGTGCTGGGCTTCGGCTTTTGTTACGGCGCCTATATGGCGGATGTGTTTCGCGCCGGGGTGGAGTCGATTCCCGTTGAACAAAAGGAAGCGGCGCGCAGTCTGGGCATGACGGAGCGGCGCGCCCTGCGCCAGATCATTTTGCCGCAGGCCATGCGCACGATTTTACCGGCGGTGAGCAACCAGACGCTGGGCATGCTGAAAGACACCAGCCTGGTTTCGGTGTTGGCGATCAGCGATATCCTGAGAGTCGGCAACGAATACGCGACCAAGCATTTCAATTATTTTGAAACCTACACCTATGTGGCACTGATGTATCTGGCTCTTACTTTGCTAATGTCGCGGGTGACTTTGTATGTGGAAACCCGCTTGAAGACCCGGCAGGAATGGAGATAG
- a CDS encoding tetratricopeptide repeat protein: MKRAAPYISLALLTLLAYANTWRHSFHFDDIPSILEKPWIRGLDKIPDFIFSFWQRPLVILSFNLNYAVSEFEVWSYHAFNIAMHIVAVFLLYRFAQLIQRLLVEPLPSGFPFLAACLFALHPLNTQSVTYISSRSSVMATVFYLSAILFYFSRTTAKESSNAPSLSPALGAGFFFALGMLSKQIVVTLPAAMVLFHYFFVSRSGPSEWLRASWRWLAGGALTILAAIIYKARWGGGLVTATENDATPWAYFLIQTQVIPLEYFRKMLLPLNLSLDSDLVAGAFSLKLLPGILILVFYIALCGWLILRKSNALAALSGFSLLWILVALAPTSSVIPLLDVMVEHRTYLPMIGFCLLASALLTRAASQIAATRTAIAKAAFACGIAALLLLLTAGTVLRNEVWKDEVTLWTDVKQKYPNHLRAINNLGSAYDKKGDYENAIKELKSALALNPNYVQALSNLGNIYGKQRKFQESIPIFEKVIQLDPSYAPAHYNLAKARDLTGNKQAAAESYRLAIKHNPYFEEAYFNLGFILLDLRQPDEAIKNFKAFLEMQPRNAKAYFGLGNAHMLKNDVEAAIAAYQQSAAADPDFLSPHINAGSLQIQRGNIDDALATFLKLAERHPKIGGVQKNLGIIYLQFKNQPEKAIPHFEAYLRLEPNAGDSAALRQLVNEMKQSGK; this comes from the coding sequence GTGAAACGCGCCGCCCCTTACATCAGCCTTGCGCTCCTGACCCTGCTGGCTTACGCCAACACCTGGCGGCATTCTTTTCATTTCGACGACATCCCTTCCATTCTCGAAAAGCCCTGGATTCGCGGACTCGACAAAATCCCGGATTTCATTTTCAGTTTCTGGCAACGACCGCTGGTGATCCTGTCCTTCAACCTGAACTACGCCGTGAGCGAGTTCGAGGTCTGGAGTTATCACGCTTTCAATATCGCGATGCATATCGTCGCGGTGTTCCTGCTCTACCGATTCGCGCAATTGATCCAGCGCCTTCTGGTCGAGCCGCTTCCTTCGGGATTTCCGTTTCTCGCGGCCTGCCTGTTTGCGCTTCATCCGCTCAACACGCAATCCGTCACTTATATCTCAAGCCGCTCTTCTGTCATGGCGACGGTGTTCTACCTGAGCGCGATCCTTTTCTATTTTTCCCGAACGACGGCAAAAGAATCCTCAAACGCGCCTTCGCTCAGCCCTGCTTTGGGCGCAGGATTCTTTTTCGCCTTGGGAATGTTGTCCAAACAGATCGTTGTCACCCTGCCCGCGGCAATGGTTCTGTTCCATTATTTCTTCGTGTCTCGCTCCGGCCCCAGCGAATGGTTGCGAGCCTCCTGGCGCTGGCTTGCAGGCGGCGCTCTGACGATCCTTGCCGCGATCATTTATAAAGCGCGCTGGGGCGGCGGGCTGGTCACAGCGACGGAAAACGACGCCACGCCCTGGGCCTATTTTCTGATTCAGACGCAAGTGATCCCGCTGGAATATTTTCGCAAGATGCTTCTTCCCCTGAATTTGTCTCTGGACTCCGATCTGGTCGCCGGAGCGTTCAGCCTGAAACTTCTACCGGGAATATTGATCCTCGTTTTCTATATTGCTCTGTGCGGCTGGCTGATCCTGCGCAAGTCGAACGCCCTTGCCGCTCTTTCCGGCTTTTCCTTGCTGTGGATTCTCGTCGCGCTGGCGCCGACCTCCAGCGTGATTCCTCTGCTCGACGTGATGGTCGAACACCGGACCTATCTGCCGATGATCGGCTTTTGCCTGCTGGCCTCGGCTCTTCTGACGCGCGCCGCTTCGCAAATAGCCGCCACGCGAACCGCCATCGCAAAAGCCGCTTTCGCCTGCGGGATCGCCGCCCTGCTCCTGCTGTTGACGGCGGGAACGGTTTTGCGCAATGAAGTCTGGAAGGATGAAGTGACGCTATGGACCGACGTGAAACAGAAATACCCGAACCACCTGCGCGCCATCAACAATCTTGGCAGCGCCTACGATAAAAAGGGCGATTACGAAAACGCGATCAAAGAATTGAAATCCGCGCTGGCGCTCAATCCCAATTACGTGCAGGCGCTCAGCAACCTCGGCAATATTTACGGCAAGCAAAGGAAGTTTCAGGAGAGCATCCCGATTTTCGAAAAAGTGATTCAGCTCGACCCGAGCTACGCCCCGGCGCATTACAATCTCGCCAAGGCCCGCGACCTGACGGGAAACAAACAAGCCGCCGCCGAATCGTATCGCCTGGCCATCAAGCACAATCCTTATTTCGAGGAAGCCTATTTCAATCTGGGATTCATCCTGCTGGATTTGAGACAGCCCGACGAGGCCATCAAAAATTTCAAGGCCTTTCTTGAGATGCAACCGCGCAACGCGAAAGCCTATTTTGGACTTGGCAACGCTCACATGTTAAAGAACGATGTTGAAGCCGCGATTGCCGCCTACCAGCAATCCGCCGCCGCCGATCCCGATTTCCTCTCGCCGCATATCAACGCCGGGAGTCTGCAAATCCAGAGAGGCAATATCGACGACGCGCTGGCAACCTTTCTCAAGCTCGCAGAACGCCATCCCAAAATCGGCGGCGTCCAAAAAAATCTGGGCATCATTTACCTGCAATTCAAGAATCAACCGGAGAAAGCCATCCCGCATTTCGAAGCCTATCTGCGTTTGGAACCCAATGCAGGCGACAGCGCCGCCCTGCGTCAACTGGTGAATGAAATGAAACAATCCGGAAAATAG
- a CDS encoding glycosyltransferase family 4 protein: MVFDQAKQLKILSLQYYSYPDAVGGAWRVSYELNRRFVERGDQVALITCKPSDELADAQKLEGVRIFRIPKTSAKSLFALRAGIAEQLEGLLQEGPIDVIHVHNPLVGFLALTCPAIWKVPMAYHFHSSWFDEEIINRQLTKQHAPVWLDWLKAAPALLAVRFMEWVCLSHSRLFLVLSEYSKRRLRRYFPFHDRPARVVSSGVDAEEFHPPQSAEQKSALRRKLNLPEDRPILLTVRRLHHRMGLENWLRALSQVCEQEPDKTFLALIAGEGPVRETLERRIVEWRLQDKVRLMGLLSREELPLYYQAADVFVLPTERIEGFGLVTAEAMASGLPVLGTPVGATRELLGAVDDRLLFRDASAEAMRDGLLQFLNDPQTILDLGPLCRQRAVAEFSWDAAAEKIQSHFYELAKRT, from the coding sequence ATGGTTTTCGATCAAGCAAAACAGTTAAAAATTCTTTCCTTACAATATTATAGCTACCCGGATGCGGTGGGCGGAGCGTGGCGGGTGAGCTATGAGCTGAACCGTCGCTTCGTTGAGCGCGGCGATCAGGTGGCGCTGATCACCTGCAAGCCTTCGGATGAGCTGGCGGATGCGCAGAAGCTGGAGGGGGTGCGGATTTTCAGAATCCCGAAGACCTCTGCGAAATCGCTGTTCGCTCTGCGCGCGGGCATCGCTGAACAGCTTGAGGGATTGTTGCAGGAAGGGCCGATTGATGTGATCCATGTTCACAATCCGCTGGTGGGTTTTCTGGCGCTGACCTGTCCGGCGATCTGGAAAGTTCCGATGGCTTATCATTTTCACAGTTCCTGGTTTGATGAGGAAATCATCAACCGCCAACTAACAAAGCAACACGCTCCGGTCTGGCTGGACTGGTTGAAGGCGGCGCCCGCTCTGCTGGCGGTGCGCTTTATGGAGTGGGTCTGCCTGTCGCATTCGCGGCTCTTTCTGGTGTTGAGCGAATATTCGAAGCGGCGCCTGCGTCGCTATTTCCCGTTTCATGACAGACCTGCGCGGGTGGTCTCCAGCGGCGTCGATGCGGAGGAGTTTCACCCGCCGCAATCGGCGGAGCAAAAAAGCGCCTTGCGGCGCAAACTGAATCTGCCGGAGGATCGACCGATCTTGCTGACGGTGCGGCGCCTGCATCATCGCATGGGTCTGGAGAACTGGTTGCGGGCGTTATCGCAGGTTTGCGAACAGGAGCCGGATAAAACTTTTCTGGCGCTGATCGCCGGGGAGGGGCCGGTGCGCGAAACCCTGGAGCGTCGCATTGTCGAGTGGCGCCTGCAGGACAAGGTGCGTCTGATGGGCCTGCTCAGCAGAGAGGAGCTTCCACTGTATTATCAGGCCGCTGATGTTTTCGTTTTGCCGACGGAGCGCATCGAGGGTTTTGGGCTGGTGACGGCGGAGGCGATGGCTTCCGGTCTGCCCGTGCTGGGCACGCCGGTCGGAGCGACGCGCGAATTGCTCGGCGCGGTGGATGATCGCCTGCTCTTTCGCGACGCTTCGGCGGAGGCGATGCGAGACGGGCTACTGCAATTCCTGAACGATCCGCAAACGATTCTCGATCTGGGCCCTTTGTGCCGTCAACGCGCCGTCGCTGAATTTTCATGGGACGCGGCGGCGGAAAAAATTCAATCGCATTTTTACGAACTCGCGAAACGAACGTGA